In Treponema denticola, one genomic interval encodes:
- a CDS encoding DNA translocase FtsK — translation MMQESKFRIISIVLGIFIFICSVYIALAVLLPIFGFKTYIFPFANIGKLIFSTYKFSSLLIPVILLYSAILLIIPGWTSHSKLLLAFMPIYFLTCVLGEHLVYFLLPKIENNTVQEFTKLTVTISTGLVLILEVLSTLILSERLSRKKNVLSEEKEEDIQDIVGDCYCSSGFRSNQRVNTSEHGTSNPSPSEEPLTQNRFIKSQVNNSTEEFKEDIPALKNVDADINVDIGDVSGGESKKGIIESLVVIDDISIEQDLEELSSIEDSEDEKLLSAPEEENGEDEDDPAQEDILPADETDDEEAESSEEEHSEEIEISAAQPLEPKADSKDKKKGYYIPYDLLTKYPGNEYWIVDDSTRKAAIALKNTFEEFNIGIEITGIRKGPVVTMFEVLPPPGIKLGKITALQDNIALRLAAQSVRIVAPIPGKQAVGIEVPNESRAIVGFRELIETEIPGTEKMGIPIVLGKDVTGEPQTLDLCQTPHLLIAGATGSGKSVCVNSIILSILYNKSPEEVKLLLVDPKIVELKLYNGIGHLLTPVITEPKRALQGLQYCICEMERRYAMLDSMSVRDIKSYNKKIRREKIAAETLPYIVIIIDEFADLMATTGKELEATVSRLCAMSRAVGIHLVLATQRPSTNVITGLIKANIPSRIAFMVASRVDSQIILDNIGAEKLLGKGDMLYVSTTKPFPARIQGTFLSDDEVEQVVECVKTFGEPDYIDDEIFVDDEEYSQGTLFGEESDPLYDEALEIVLAEGKASASYIQRRLKIGYNRAARIVEEMEERGVVGPANGSKPREVIIHS, via the coding sequence TTGATGCAGGAATCAAAATTTAGGATTATATCGATTGTATTAGGAATATTTATTTTTATATGCTCAGTATACATAGCTCTTGCAGTCTTACTGCCTATCTTCGGCTTTAAGACCTATATTTTCCCTTTTGCAAACATAGGAAAGCTTATTTTTTCTACATATAAATTTTCTTCCTTATTGATACCTGTTATTCTTCTTTATTCTGCAATCTTATTGATTATTCCGGGATGGACATCTCATTCAAAGCTTTTATTGGCCTTTATGCCCATCTATTTTTTAACATGCGTATTGGGAGAACACTTAGTTTATTTTTTGCTGCCAAAAATAGAAAATAATACAGTACAAGAATTTACGAAGCTCACAGTAACTATTTCCACAGGTCTTGTACTAATTCTTGAGGTGCTTTCTACTTTAATTTTAAGTGAGAGGCTGAGCCGGAAAAAAAATGTTTTGAGTGAAGAAAAAGAAGAGGATATACAGGACATCGTAGGAGACTGCTACTGTTCATCCGGTTTTAGATCTAATCAAAGAGTAAATACTTCGGAGCATGGTACTTCAAATCCTTCACCATCGGAAGAACCGCTTACACAAAATCGGTTTATAAAATCTCAAGTAAATAATAGTACTGAAGAATTTAAAGAAGATATTCCCGCACTCAAAAATGTAGATGCCGATATAAATGTGGATATAGGGGATGTTTCAGGCGGAGAATCTAAAAAAGGCATAATAGAATCTCTTGTCGTTATAGACGATATTAGTATTGAGCAAGATTTAGAAGAGCTTAGCTCTATAGAAGACAGTGAAGATGAAAAGCTTTTATCGGCCCCGGAAGAAGAAAACGGTGAGGATGAGGATGACCCGGCTCAAGAAGATATCCTGCCGGCAGATGAAACCGATGATGAAGAAGCCGAAAGCTCCGAGGAAGAACATTCGGAAGAGATAGAAATCAGTGCTGCCCAACCTTTGGAGCCTAAGGCTGATTCAAAAGATAAAAAAAAGGGTTATTATATTCCTTATGACCTATTAACAAAATACCCGGGAAACGAATATTGGATAGTGGATGATTCAACCCGAAAAGCTGCAATCGCCTTAAAAAACACATTTGAAGAATTTAATATCGGCATCGAAATTACAGGTATCAGGAAGGGGCCTGTAGTTACCATGTTTGAGGTCTTGCCGCCTCCGGGAATAAAACTGGGTAAAATCACAGCTCTTCAAGACAATATAGCTTTACGCCTTGCGGCTCAAAGCGTCCGTATTGTTGCCCCCATTCCGGGAAAACAAGCTGTCGGTATTGAGGTTCCTAATGAATCAAGGGCAATAGTCGGCTTTAGGGAACTAATCGAAACGGAAATACCCGGGACAGAAAAAATGGGTATACCCATAGTGCTTGGAAAAGATGTAACGGGAGAGCCTCAAACCTTAGACCTTTGTCAGACTCCCCATCTTTTGATTGCCGGAGCTACAGGTTCAGGTAAATCTGTCTGTGTAAACTCCATTATTCTTTCAATTCTTTATAATAAGAGCCCTGAAGAGGTAAAGCTCCTCTTGGTTGACCCAAAGATAGTAGAGCTTAAACTTTATAACGGCATAGGCCACTTATTAACTCCGGTCATTACAGAACCTAAGCGGGCGCTTCAAGGCTTGCAATACTGTATCTGCGAAATGGAAAGGCGCTACGCGATGCTTGACTCTATGAGCGTTCGAGATATTAAAAGCTACAATAAAAAAATAAGACGCGAAAAAATTGCTGCAGAAACCCTGCCTTACATAGTGATTATAATCGATGAATTTGCAGATCTTATGGCAACTACGGGCAAAGAACTTGAAGCTACCGTTTCAAGGCTTTGTGCTATGAGCCGTGCTGTAGGTATTCACTTGGTGCTTGCAACCCAAAGGCCTTCGACCAATGTAATTACAGGTTTAATCAAGGCAAATATTCCGAGCAGGATTGCCTTTATGGTTGCCTCCCGTGTAGACAGTCAGATTATCCTCGATAATATCGGTGCCGAAAAACTTTTAGGAAAGGGTGATATGCTCTATGTAAGCACAACAAAGCCTTTCCCTGCCCGAATCCAAGGTACATTTTTATCGGATGACGAAGTAGAACAAGTTGTAGAATGTGTAAAAACTTTCGGTGAACCCGATTACATAGATGACGAAATATTTGTAGATGATGAAGAATATTCGCAAGGAACTCTCTTCGGAGAAGAAAGCGATCCTCTCTATGATGAAGCTTTAGAGATTGTTTTGGCAGAAGGAAAGGCTTCAGCTTCTTACATTCAAAGGCGGCTTAAAATAGGTTATAACCGTGCGGCACGAATAGTAGAAGAAATGGAAGAACGCGGAGTAGTCGGGCCTGCAAACGGCTCAAAGCCGAGGGAAGTTATTATACATTCTTAA
- a CDS encoding undecaprenyl-diphosphate phosphatase has product MSIFQAIILGAVQGLAEFLPISSSGHLAIVEYFFKQEDLPILFDILLHVATLAAVCTVFAKKIAGLFCVLGRFIIRKSKDEDKGDLMMIAAIILATAVTGIIGLLLKDWVKNIDIRIIPLCFIITGLLLIASSKIKCKKASKNINLIIAAITGLAQGIGVIPGISRSGSTISASLLSGLDREKAGEFSFLLSIPAILAAFMLELKSADNLLAGVSLTALIAGMISAFIVGYFSLRFLLGLIKKGKLIYFAFYLIPLGIGLSVYFWGFAG; this is encoded by the coding sequence ATGTCAATTTTTCAAGCTATTATTTTGGGGGCTGTTCAAGGCTTAGCCGAATTTTTACCTATTTCAAGCTCCGGCCATTTGGCAATTGTAGAGTATTTTTTTAAACAAGAAGATCTTCCCATCCTATTCGATATACTACTGCATGTGGCCACCCTTGCAGCGGTTTGTACGGTTTTTGCAAAAAAAATTGCCGGTCTTTTTTGTGTCTTAGGACGGTTTATTATAAGAAAGTCCAAGGATGAAGATAAAGGCGATTTAATGATGATAGCTGCTATTATACTTGCAACCGCAGTAACGGGCATAATAGGTCTTTTATTAAAGGATTGGGTAAAAAATATAGACATTCGTATTATACCCCTTTGTTTTATAATAACAGGCCTCCTTTTAATAGCTTCCTCCAAGATAAAATGCAAAAAAGCTTCAAAAAATATAAATCTTATTATTGCAGCTATTACAGGCCTTGCTCAAGGAATAGGAGTTATCCCCGGCATCTCGAGATCGGGCAGCACTATTTCAGCCTCTTTGTTATCCGGTCTTGATAGGGAAAAGGCGGGAGAATTTTCCTTCTTATTGTCCATTCCTGCAATTCTTGCAGCATTTATGCTTGAACTTAAATCTGCCGATAATCTACTTGCAGGTGTAAGCCTTACCGCCTTAATTGCCGGAATGATCAGCGCTTTTATTGTAGGTTATTTTTCGCTTAGATTTTTGCTTGGACTTATAAAAAAAGGAAAGCTTATTTATTTTGCTTTCTATTTAATTCCATTAGGAATAGGTCTTAGTGTTTATTTTTGGGGTTTTGCCGGATAG
- a CDS encoding tryptophanase has translation MKKYVPEPFRIKMVEPIKMTTREDRIKYLEKAKYNMFNLRGEDVYIDLLTDSGTNAMSDKQWGGVMVGDEAYAGGKSYFKLVEAGQDIFGYEFIQPVHQGRAAEKVLFPLLLKKGQVAISNMFFDTTRAHVTLAGGRPLDCVCKEAKKPSEYAPFKGNMDVEKLEQLINEHGKEKVGMIVMTITNNSAGGQAVSIQNIRDVAKVAKKYGILFNIDAARFAENAYFVKQREEEFKNKPIKEIIREMFSYADTFTMSAKKDAIVNMGGLIGIKNNQEIYQMIKGNCISFEGFITYGGLAGRDLEALAIGLYEGIDEEYLKYRNASMEYLASQLLDAGVAIQNPAGGHGVYVDANAMFPHIPYYQFPGHTLCVELYKEAGIRTCDIGSFMLGNDPETGEQIKSEFEFARLAIPRRVYTQSHLDVIAGALINIKERASQVKGYKIIWEPPILRHFQAHLEPIK, from the coding sequence ATGAAAAAGTATGTACCCGAACCGTTTAGAATTAAAATGGTTGAGCCCATCAAAATGACAACGCGTGAGGACCGTATCAAATATCTTGAAAAAGCAAAATACAATATGTTTAACTTACGCGGTGAAGATGTCTACATTGACTTATTGACCGACAGCGGAACTAATGCAATGAGCGATAAGCAGTGGGGCGGCGTTATGGTCGGAGATGAGGCCTATGCCGGAGGAAAAAGCTATTTTAAATTGGTTGAAGCAGGACAGGATATCTTCGGATATGAATTCATCCAGCCCGTCCATCAGGGCCGAGCTGCAGAAAAGGTTTTATTCCCCTTGCTGCTCAAAAAAGGCCAAGTTGCTATTTCAAATATGTTCTTTGACACAACCAGAGCTCACGTAACCCTAGCCGGAGGAAGACCTCTCGACTGTGTATGTAAGGAAGCAAAAAAACCTTCCGAATATGCACCTTTTAAGGGAAATATGGATGTCGAAAAGCTTGAACAACTTATTAACGAGCACGGAAAAGAAAAGGTCGGAATGATTGTAATGACTATTACAAACAATTCAGCCGGAGGACAAGCCGTTTCAATTCAGAATATCCGTGATGTTGCCAAAGTTGCAAAAAAATACGGCATTTTGTTCAATATTGATGCAGCACGATTTGCAGAAAATGCCTACTTTGTAAAACAAAGAGAAGAAGAATTTAAGAACAAGCCTATTAAAGAGATTATCCGTGAAATGTTCAGCTATGCAGACACTTTTACGATGAGTGCAAAAAAAGATGCTATCGTTAATATGGGCGGTTTGATAGGTATTAAAAACAATCAAGAAATCTATCAAATGATTAAGGGCAACTGTATTTCTTTTGAAGGATTTATTACCTACGGAGGTCTTGCCGGCCGCGATCTTGAAGCCTTGGCCATCGGTTTGTACGAAGGTATTGATGAAGAATATTTAAAATACCGAAACGCTTCTATGGAATACCTAGCCTCTCAGCTTCTTGATGCAGGTGTTGCCATTCAAAACCCGGCAGGCGGACACGGTGTTTATGTTGATGCCAACGCCATGTTCCCGCACATTCCGTATTATCAATTCCCCGGCCACACTCTTTGCGTAGAGTTGTATAAAGAAGCCGGAATCCGAACATGCGACATCGGTTCCTTTATGCTCGGAAACGATCCCGAAACCGGAGAACAAATCAAATCCGAATTCGAATTTGCCCGTCTTGCAATTCCGAGAAGAGTATACACACAATCTCACTTAGACGTTATTGCAGGAGCTTTAATCAATATTAAAGAAAGAGCCTCTCAGGTTAAGGGCTACAAAATTATCTGGGAACCCCCGATTCTTAGACACTTCCAAGCTCATTTGGAACCCATAAAATAA
- a CDS encoding gliding motility protein, translating to MKAKSGDVYCVYNSYLKKYTACQITKIEEGEKKPKAVLLWLDWSGEQPLKEEELPLLKPLYQDFMYWKRGLHLCNVDVMVPANHMLIGNMQPLTDESTNTYAMSWGNGYEVYRQLKWQEIPKEQRDAFKKAESSKEKIIFAGKEMAVSRHRIHDDVPFENVLELKAFPCLSYLACKKWHTGLYEYLQSCPFLDELVLENHQQKKLDFSNTHLHKLSIDMNGVEDLYLNNELEELILLGEVTNNCKIHAVENGALLLLTATEIVPKIQGLKDLGKLHCSEITELDVAEILKAYPMLRELRLWGKPGILSNLSMLSQFTKLEGFTTVDLFGFSAEDIPEPECLPNLHWFWMRSLPENAAKKAKQLYKKRKEEGLDLWIQKPRKPEWLAQNLDNPFRSWDGQENISAANVKKAADLYKKTRAEILKLEQSSPLEAARTAESLVKAYTEGFNKMDKRKYFIETVEREDIYCALTELLDLIPPSLSINKEKLLEIFDTTRDF from the coding sequence ATGAAAGCTAAAAGCGGAGATGTATACTGTGTGTATAATTCATATTTAAAAAAATATACTGCGTGCCAAATAACCAAGATAGAGGAAGGTGAGAAAAAGCCGAAAGCAGTGCTGCTCTGGTTAGATTGGTCGGGTGAACAGCCTCTCAAAGAGGAAGAATTACCTTTACTAAAGCCGCTTTATCAGGACTTTATGTACTGGAAACGAGGCCTGCATCTTTGTAATGTTGATGTCATGGTGCCTGCGAACCATATGTTAATCGGTAACATGCAGCCATTAACCGATGAAAGCACAAATACCTATGCAATGTCTTGGGGAAACGGATACGAAGTATATCGTCAACTTAAATGGCAGGAAATTCCTAAAGAGCAAAGAGATGCGTTTAAAAAAGCGGAGAGCAGTAAGGAAAAAATTATATTTGCCGGAAAAGAAATGGCGGTTTCCAGACATCGCATACATGATGATGTTCCTTTTGAAAATGTGCTGGAATTAAAAGCCTTTCCATGCTTATCCTATTTGGCATGTAAAAAATGGCATACCGGTTTATATGAATATTTACAATCCTGTCCGTTTTTAGATGAGCTGGTACTTGAAAATCATCAGCAAAAAAAATTGGATTTTTCCAATACGCATTTACATAAGCTTTCCATTGATATGAACGGTGTGGAAGACCTTTATCTGAATAACGAATTGGAAGAACTTATTCTGTTAGGTGAAGTAACAAATAACTGTAAAATACATGCTGTTGAAAACGGAGCTTTATTACTTTTAACAGCAACTGAAATAGTGCCTAAAATACAGGGGCTAAAAGACTTGGGCAAACTGCATTGCTCAGAGATTACAGAACTTGATGTAGCCGAGATTTTAAAAGCATACCCGATGCTGCGGGAATTGCGGCTATGGGGCAAACCCGGTATTCTTTCTAACCTTTCTATGCTATCCCAATTTACAAAATTGGAGGGCTTTACCACGGTTGATTTATTCGGTTTTTCTGCCGAAGACATTCCGGAGCCGGAATGTTTACCTAACTTACATTGGTTTTGGATGAGAAGCCTGCCGGAAAATGCAGCCAAAAAAGCTAAACAGCTTTATAAAAAGAGAAAAGAAGAAGGGCTTGATCTTTGGATACAAAAGCCGCGAAAACCGGAATGGTTGGCGCAGAACCTTGACAATCCGTTCCGCTCATGGGACGGACAAGAAAATATTTCTGCAGCGAATGTCAAGAAAGCAGCCGATTTATATAAAAAAACAAGAGCCGAAATTCTCAAATTGGAACAAAGCTCGCCGCTCGAAGCAGCCCGGACTGCCGAATCTTTGGTGAAGGCATATACCGAAGGTTTTAATAAAATGGATAAGCGCAAGTATTTTATCGAAACAGTAGAAAGAGAAGATATTTATTGTGCTCTTACAGAACTTTTAGATTTAATACCGCCTTCTCTATCTATAAATAAAGAAAAACTCTTGGAAATTTTTGATACGACACGGGATTTTTAG
- a CDS encoding VOC family protein, whose translation MNKITCICLGVRNMEKALKFYRDGLGYKTDCKEDNPAVCFFNTPGTKFELFPLDSLAKDIDENNPPTGTGFSGITLTYNVKNKEDVDSVIDLVRKAGGTIVKEPQEVFWGGYHAYFSDLDGYYWEVSWGPDFQFDEDGLLKF comes from the coding sequence ATGAATAAAATAACATGTATTTGTTTAGGCGTGCGAAATATGGAAAAAGCATTAAAATTTTACAGAGACGGGTTGGGATATAAGACAGACTGTAAAGAAGATAATCCAGCGGTATGCTTTTTTAATACACCGGGAACAAAATTCGAACTTTTCCCTTTGGATTCATTGGCAAAAGATATTGATGAAAATAATCCGCCGACAGGAACCGGCTTTTCAGGAATTACATTAACATACAATGTAAAAAACAAAGAAGATGTAGATAGTGTTATTGACTTGGTAAGAAAAGCAGGAGGAACTATTGTTAAAGAGCCGCAAGAAGTATTTTGGGGCGGATATCATGCATATTTTTCCGATTTAGATGGGTATTACTGGGAAGTATCTTGGGGACCCGATTTTCAATTTGACGAAGATGGTCTATTGAAATTTTAG
- a CDS encoding TfoX/Sxy family protein, which yields MASSKTYLDFILEQLSELQDIRYRAMMGEFIIYYRNKIVGGIYDDRLLVKAVPSAIAYMPNASYELPYQGAKEMLLVDEVDDKAFITGLFNAIYDELPAPKSKKIKTN from the coding sequence ATGGCATCAAGTAAAACATATTTAGACTTCATTTTGGAACAGTTATCGGAATTGCAAGACATACGCTATCGCGCAATGATGGGAGAATTTATCATTTATTATCGAAATAAAATTGTGGGCGGTATCTACGATGACCGCTTGCTGGTAAAAGCGGTTCCGTCGGCAATTGCGTATATGCCGAACGCTTCTTACGAATTGCCGTATCAGGGCGCAAAAGAAATGCTTTTAGTAGACGAAGTCGATGACAAAGCATTTATAACGGGCTTGTTTAATGCAATATATGATGAATTACCGGCACCGAAATCGAAAAAAATTAAAACTAATTAA